CGGGCTCGACGGCGCGATGGGGATCAAGCCGACCAAGCTCCCCTGGGTCGTGCTCGGCGCCGGGCTGACGGGGTGTTTCGGCGGATTCCTCATGCAGTGGTGGATGAACGCCTACGACTACCGCGTCATCATCAGCGGCAAGCCGTTCTGGTCGATTCCCGCGAACGTCCCGGTGGCGTTCGAGCTGACGATCCTGCTCAGCGCGCTCACCGCGTTCGGCGGCATGCTCGCGTTCAACGGCCTGCCGCAGTGGTTCCACCCGCTGCTGCGCAACGCACGCTTCAAGCGCACCACCGACGACCGGTTCTTCATCAGCATCGAGGCGACCGACCCGAGGTTCGACGTCGAGGCGACGGAAAAGCTCCTTCGCGACGCCGGCAGCCTCCACGTCGAGTGGATCGAGGAGTAGGGGATGTTGCCGCGCTCGCTGCGCCTCACGCTGATCGCCGTCGCCGTCGTGGCGCTGGTGCCGTTCGCGTACCTGTTCAAGGCCCGCTACACGCTCTCGCCGCTCCCGCGGGTCCACCCGATCCAGGGCATGGACAACCAGCCGAAGTACAAGGCCCAGCGCTCCAACCCGGTCTTCTCGGACACGCGCGCGCAGCGCCCGCCGGTCGCCGGCACCGTCGCCCGCGGCCAGCTGCGCAACGACGACCGGTTCTACCGCGGCCTCGAGAACGGGCAGTGGGTCACGGCGATTCCGGTCGAGGTGACGCCCGCGCTGCTCCATCGCGGTCAAGAGCGGTTCGGCATCTACTGCTCCCCCTGCCACGGCCTGTCGGGGTACGGCGACGGCATCGTCGGCGTGCGCGCCGACCGGCTGCAGGAGGGGACCTGGGTCCCGCCCGCGAATCTCCATGACGACCAGGTCCGGCAGCGCGCCGACGGCCACCTCTTCAACACGATCACGAACGGCATCCGCACCATGTCGGCCTACGGGCCGATCATCCCCGAGCAGGACCGCTGGGCGATCGTGTCGTACGTCCGCGCCCTGCAGCGCAGCCAGCACGGGACCGACACCGACGTTCCGGCCGACCTTCGGGCCCGGCTGGCGGAGAAGTAGCCGTGGCCTCGCACAAGCACGTGGACCTCGCCTCCGAGCGCCTGACCCTCGACGAGATCGGTCCCCGCTGGCAGATGATCGCGCTGGCGGTGGGCGCCATCGGGTTCGTCGGGGCGTTCGTCGCCGGCGGCGGCCTCGACGGAGGCTGGCGCCAGTTCTGGCACTCGTGGCTCGCGAACGCGGCCTTCTTCACGAGCCTCGCGCTCGGCGGGCTGTTCTTCACCCTGATCCAGCACCTCACGCGGGCGGGGTGGAGCGTCGTCGTCCGGCGCTTCGCCGAGGCGGTCGCCGCCAACATCCTGCTCCCCGCCCTGATCCTGCTGGCCCCGATCGCCTTCAAGCTGTCGACCGTCTTTCCCTGGGCCGACCCGGCCGTCGCCCACGGCGACCCGCTGGTCGAGGCGAAGCTCGGGTACCTCAACCCGACCTTCTTCCTCATCCGCACGGCCGTGTATTTCCTGATCTGGGGAGCGCTCGCGCACTGGTTCCTCTCGCGTTCCACCGAGCAGGACGCCTCGGGCGACCCGGATCTGACGGTCCGGATGCAGCGCTGGGCCGCCCCGGGCACGCTGCTGTTCGCCCTGAGCGCCACCTTCTTCTCGTTCGACTGGCTCATGTCGCTCAAGCCGCAGTGGTTCTCGACGATCTTCGGGGTCTACTTCTTCGCCGGCTGCGTCGTCGGGTTCTTCGCGCTGCTCCCCCTGATCGCGATGCTCGTGCAGGGCGCCGGAAGGGTCCGCGGCCTCGTGAACGACGAGCACTACCACGACATGGGCAAACTCGTCTTCGCCTTCGTGGTCTTCTGGGCCTACATCGGCTTCTCGCAGTTCATGCTCATGTGGTACGCGAACCTCCCCGAGGAGACGGTCTGGTACGCCTATCGGATGAACGACGCCTGGGCGCCCGTGTCGTGGCTCATGCTCTTCGGTCACTTCGTCGCGCCGTTCTTCCTGCTGATGTCGCGCCACATGAAGCGCCGCAAGCCCATCCTCGCGTTCGGCGCCTGCTGGATGCTGGCGATGCACTGGATGGACCTCTACTGGATCGTGATGCCGCAGGCGTTCCCCGAGCACCTGCCGTTCTCGATGGTCGACGGGGCGCTGTTCCTGGGGATGGGCGGACTGTTCGCCTTCTTCGCGCTGCGCCGCCTGTCGAGCCGCGCGCTGGTGCCGCGGAAGGACCCGCGCCTGGCCGAGTCGATCCGGTTCGAGAACATCTAGGGAGCCCGTGATGAACGAACCCGCCCTCTCCCACGTCGCCGAGGACAACCCCGACATCGCGGGGACCGTCGCCACGGGCGTCATCGGCGTCGCGCTGCTCGTCGGCATCGTGGTGGCCCTGCAGGGGCTCTACGACAAGGCCGACGCCGCGGAGTTCCGGCAGAAGGTGGAGGCGCAGGCCCCCGTCGAGCTGCAGGACCTCCAGGCCCGCCAGCGCGACAAGATCTCCCGCTGGGTGAAGGATCCCGCGACGGGGGTCGTGCGGATGCCGATCGACCGCGCGATGGAGCTCGTCGTGACCGAGCGCGCCGGACAGGCCGCGCGCCCATGAACGCGTTCGCCCTCGCCGTGGTCCTCGCCGCGACGGCCGTTCCGGCCGTGTCGGCGGACCGCACCGAGCCCCTCCCCAAGGAGCTCGAGGGCGTGGGCGTGGACGAGAAGCTCGACGCGCAGGTCCCGCTCGACCTCGAGTTCACCGACGACCTGGGCCGCAAGGTCACCCTGCGCGACTTCGTTCGCGGGGACAAACCGGTCGTGCTGACGCTGAACTACTACCGGTGCCCGATGTTGTGCACCCTGGTGCTCAACGGCTACATCGAGGGGCTCAAGGCGCTCGACTGGTACCCCGGCGGGGAGTTCACGTCGGTCACCGTCAGCATCGACCCGAGGGAGCTGCCGACGCTCGCGCGGGCGAAGAAGCAGAATTACCTCGAGGAGTACGGGAAGCCGCTCGCCGACCGCGGCTGGCCGTTCCTCGTCGGAAGCGCCGAGAGCGTCAAGCGGCTGACCGACGCGGTCGGGTTCCGCTACACGTACGACGCGCAAGCCGACCAGTACGCGCACGCGGCCGTCATCCTCGTCCTGACCCCCGAGGGGCGCGTGTCGAAGTACCTGTACGGCGTGAAGTTCGAGCCGGCGACGCTGCGACTCGCCCTCGTCGAGGCCTCCGAGGGGCGGATCGGCTCCGCTTTGGATCAGCTGATTCTCTATTGTTACCATTACGACCCGAGCACGGGCACCTACGCCCCGGCAGCGCTGAAGATCATGCGGTTCGGAGCGATCCTGACGACGCTGGTTCTGGCCGTCGTCCTGGGCTCGTTCTGGGCGCGGGAATTCCGCCGCCGGAGCGTGGCGTGAGAGGAGCGGAAGGCTTCGGCATGACGGCCAGCTTGTGGAACGCGATCCAGGCGACCGGGCGCGACGCGACGGCGTGGCTCCCGCAACAGGCGTCCGAGCAGGCGCCGGTCGTCGACTGGCTCTTCGACGTCGTGACGTGGATCTCGATCTTCTTCTTCGTCCTCATCACCGCCGTGCTCCTCGTCTTCATCGCGAAGTACCGCCGGCGCCCCGGGCACGTCGAGCAGCAGACGGCGACCCACCACCAGGCCCTCGAGGTCACCTGGACGGTGATCCCGCTGTTCATCGTGATCTGGATCTTCTGGGAGGGGTTCACGCGGTACCTCGACCTGCACAGCGCACCGCTGAACTCCTACGAGATCCAGGTCCTGGCCCAGAAGTGGAACTGGTCGTTCACCTACCCGAACGGGTACGTCGACGCGAACCTGCACGTCCCGGCCGGCCAGAACGTCAAGCTGACGATGACCTCGCAGGACGTGCTCCACAGCCTGTACGTCCCGAACTTCCGGGTGAAGAAGGACGTGGTGCCGGGCCGGTACACCTCGTTGTGGTTCCGCTCCGAGCGCCCGGGGGACTACGACCTGTTCTGCACCGAATACTGCGGGACCAGCCACTCGAACATGCTCGCGCGGGTGATCGTGCATCCCCCGGGGGAGTTCGAGAAGTGGCTCGCCGACGCCGCGAACTACATCGACAAGCTCCCCCCGGAGAAGCTCTGGGAGGCGGGGCAGAAGCTCTACCAGCAGCGCGGGTGCGCGCAGTGTCATTCGGTCGACGGCAAGACGGGGACCGGCCCGAGCTTCAAGGGCATCTGGAACCACCCGGCCGAGCTGAAGACCGGCGAGAAGGTGCTCGTCGACGAGAACTACGTCCGGAGCTCGATCCTCAACCCGCAGGGCCAGATCGTCGCGGGGTACGAGCCGGTGATGCCCACCTATCAGGGTCGCCTGAAGGACAAGGAGATCACCGCGATCATCGAGTACATCAAGACCCTCGAGAAGTGAGGCGGGAGAAACACCGATGGGCACTGCCGAAGGAACCCTCACCGGCGCGGGCGTGAAGCCCGGGGGCGGGGGCACCAACTACCTCACGCACTCGTCCGGATTCCTGTCCTGGGCCCTCACCCTCGATCACAAGCGGATCGGGGTGATGTACCTCGTCTCGATCCTCTCCGCGTTCGCCCTGGGCGGGTTCGCGGCCCTCGCGGTGCGCACCGAGCTGCTCGGTCCGCAACAGACGGTCATGACCGCCGACGGCTACAACAAGATGTTCACCCTCCACGGCGCGGTGATGATCTTCCTGTTCATCATCCCCGGCATCCCCGCGGCGATCGGCAACTTCGTGCTGCCTCTGATGCTCGGCGCCAAGGACGTCGCGTTCCCGCGCCTCAACCTCGCGAGCTACTGGCTGTGGGTGACCGGCGCCACCCTGATGATCGCCGCGGTGATCACCGGCGGCGTCGACACGGGCTGGACCTTCTACACGCCGTACAGCACGACGACGAACACCAACGTCATCAAGACGACCTTCGGCGTCTTCGTCCTCGGGTTCAGCTCGATCCTGACCGGCCTCAACTTCATCGTCACGATCCACAAGCTCCGCCCGAAGGGGATGACCTGGTTCAAGATGCCCCTCATGCTTTGGGGGCTCTACGGCACGGCCCTCATCCAGGTCCTCGCGACGCCGGTCCTCGCGATCACCCTCCTGCTCCTGATCGCGGAGCGGGTGATGGGCGTCGGGATCTTCGATCCGTCGCTCGGCGGCGACCCGGTCCTCTACCAGCACTTCTTCTGGTTCTACTCGCACCCCGCCGTGTACATCATGATCCTCCCGGCGATGGGCGTGATCTCCGAGCTCATCTCGATCCACAGCCGCAAGCACATCTTCGGCTACAGCTTCATCGCGCTCTCGTCGATCGCGATCGCCGCGTTCGGCTTCCTCGTGTGGGGCCACCACATGTTCACGAGCGGCCAGTCGGGCGTCGCGAACATGATCTTCTCGGCCCTCACCTTCAGCGTGGCGATCCCCTCGGCGATCAAGACCTTCAACTGGCTGGCGACGCTTTACAAGGGCAGCATCGTCCTCAACACGCCGATGATCTACGCCCTGTCGTTCATCGTGCTGTTCGGGATCGGCGGCCTGACCGGCCTGCACCTGGGCGCCCTCGCCGTCGACGTGCACCTGCACGACACCTACTTCGTGGTCGCGCACTTCCACTACGTGATGTTCGGCGGCACGGTCATCGCCTTCCTCGGCGGCCTCCATCACTGGTGGCCGAAGATCACCGGGCGCATGTACAGCGAGTTCTGGGGCCGCGTCGCCGCGGCGATGGTCTTCGTCGGGTTCAACGTGACCTTCTTCACGCAGTTCCTGATGGGAAGCCAGGGGATGCCCCGCCGCTACTACAACTACGTGGAGGCCTACCACGGCTACCACGTCGTGTCGACGATCGGCTCGTACCTCATGGGCGCCGGCTTCGTCATGATCGCGGCCTACCTGCTGCATTCGCTCTTCCGCGGCAAGGCCGCCCCGACGAACCCCTGGGGCGGGAACTCGCTCGAGTGGCACACGCCCTCCCCGCCGCCGCACGACAACTTCTCCGAGACGCCGACGGCCGAGGACCCCTACGACTACACCCGGCTCCAGTACGACCCGGCGACGGACTCGTACCTCCCGAAACACGCCGCGAGGGCCTGATCCGCGATGAGTCACGCCGCCCACGACCACGATCATCCGGCGCACCTCCAGCATCACTTCGAGACGCCGGCGCAGCAGTTCGACTCGGGAAAGCTCGGGATCTGGCTGTTCCTCGCCACCGAGATCCTGATGTTCGGAGGCCTCTTCGTCGCGTACGCGGTCTACCGGGCGAACCACCCGGAGATCTTCCTGTACGCGCACCGGTTCCTCGACAGCACGCTCGGGGGGATCAACACCGTCGTCCTGCTGTGCTCCTCGCTGACGATGGCGTGGGCGGTCCGCTGCGCGCAGCTCGGAAAACAGAAGGCCCTCAAGGTCCTCCTCGCGCTGACGATCCTCGGCGGCTTCGGCTTCATGGGGATCAAGTACGTCGAGTACCGGCACAAGTGGCACGAGGGGCTGATGTGGGGCACCAAATACGCCCCGTCGGAGCACGCGAAGGAGGCCGCCTTCGGCCACCACGAGACGAAGGCCGCCGAGAAGCCCGCCCCCGCGCCGGCGCTCCCGCCGGTCGCCCCGATGACGCCGCTCGCCAAGGACGTCGTCTTCGAGCAGTCGAAGGTCGCGCCGGCGCCGCAGGGCCCGACGGGAACCGTGTCGAAGGAGGCGC
The sequence above is a segment of the Candidatus Polarisedimenticolaceae bacterium genome. Coding sequences within it:
- a CDS encoding DUF3341 domain-containing protein, with protein sequence MSGAGGRALWGLLAEFRTPAELVHAAEAVRDAGFSKWDCHAPFPVHGLDGAMGIKPTKLPWVVLGAGLTGCFGGFLMQWWMNAYDYRVIISGKPFWSIPANVPVAFELTILLSALTAFGGMLAFNGLPQWFHPLLRNARFKRTTDDRFFISIEATDPRFDVEATEKLLRDAGSLHVEWIEE
- a CDS encoding cytochrome c — translated: MLPRSLRLTLIAVAVVALVPFAYLFKARYTLSPLPRVHPIQGMDNQPKYKAQRSNPVFSDTRAQRPPVAGTVARGQLRNDDRFYRGLENGQWVTAIPVEVTPALLHRGQERFGIYCSPCHGLSGYGDGIVGVRADRLQEGTWVPPANLHDDQVRQRADGHLFNTITNGIRTMSAYGPIIPEQDRWAIVSYVRALQRSQHGTDTDVPADLRARLAEK
- a CDS encoding SCO family protein encodes the protein MNAFALAVVLAATAVPAVSADRTEPLPKELEGVGVDEKLDAQVPLDLEFTDDLGRKVTLRDFVRGDKPVVLTLNYYRCPMLCTLVLNGYIEGLKALDWYPGGEFTSVTVSIDPRELPTLARAKKQNYLEEYGKPLADRGWPFLVGSAESVKRLTDAVGFRYTYDAQADQYAHAAVILVLTPEGRVSKYLYGVKFEPATLRLALVEASEGRIGSALDQLILYCYHYDPSTGTYAPAALKIMRFGAILTTLVLAVVLGSFWAREFRRRSVA
- the coxB gene encoding cytochrome c oxidase subunit II, with translation MTASLWNAIQATGRDATAWLPQQASEQAPVVDWLFDVVTWISIFFFVLITAVLLVFIAKYRRRPGHVEQQTATHHQALEVTWTVIPLFIVIWIFWEGFTRYLDLHSAPLNSYEIQVLAQKWNWSFTYPNGYVDANLHVPAGQNVKLTMTSQDVLHSLYVPNFRVKKDVVPGRYTSLWFRSERPGDYDLFCTEYCGTSHSNMLARVIVHPPGEFEKWLADAANYIDKLPPEKLWEAGQKLYQQRGCAQCHSVDGKTGTGPSFKGIWNHPAELKTGEKVLVDENYVRSSILNPQGQIVAGYEPVMPTYQGRLKDKEITAIIEYIKTLEK
- the ctaD gene encoding cytochrome c oxidase subunit I, whose translation is MGTAEGTLTGAGVKPGGGGTNYLTHSSGFLSWALTLDHKRIGVMYLVSILSAFALGGFAALAVRTELLGPQQTVMTADGYNKMFTLHGAVMIFLFIIPGIPAAIGNFVLPLMLGAKDVAFPRLNLASYWLWVTGATLMIAAVITGGVDTGWTFYTPYSTTTNTNVIKTTFGVFVLGFSSILTGLNFIVTIHKLRPKGMTWFKMPLMLWGLYGTALIQVLATPVLAITLLLLIAERVMGVGIFDPSLGGDPVLYQHFFWFYSHPAVYIMILPAMGVISELISIHSRKHIFGYSFIALSSIAIAAFGFLVWGHHMFTSGQSGVANMIFSALTFSVAIPSAIKTFNWLATLYKGSIVLNTPMIYALSFIVLFGIGGLTGLHLGALAVDVHLHDTYFVVAHFHYVMFGGTVIAFLGGLHHWWPKITGRMYSEFWGRVAAAMVFVGFNVTFFTQFLMGSQGMPRRYYNYVEAYHGYHVVSTIGSYLMGAGFVMIAAYLLHSLFRGKAAPTNPWGGNSLEWHTPSPPPHDNFSETPTAEDPYDYTRLQYDPATDSYLPKHAARA
- a CDS encoding cytochrome c oxidase subunit 3 family protein; translation: MSHAAHDHDHPAHLQHHFETPAQQFDSGKLGIWLFLATEILMFGGLFVAYAVYRANHPEIFLYAHRFLDSTLGGINTVVLLCSSLTMAWAVRCAQLGKQKALKVLLALTILGGFGFMGIKYVEYRHKWHEGLMWGTKYAPSEHAKEAAFGHHETKAAEKPAPAPALPPVAPMTPLAKDVVFEQSKVAPAPQGPTGTVSKEARGDAEHATHTAREAKNVQVFFGIYFLMTGLHGIHVVVGIGLISWILKKAAAGAYGPQYFTPVDFVGLYWHLVDLIWIFLFPLLYLIH